From Mucilaginibacter rubeus, a single genomic window includes:
- a CDS encoding pectate lyase, translating to MQKTKSLNKMTFGSLALSTLLLIGSCSKNADKPVTVPINDLNASQSLATTASPTVYTMDVASIRKDEGYAYKVSPIPVDGDSNTAPTASTLKVYENGVELGPAHSVHADIRDIGKGRFSHWSNGLYFSTSDNSSPLTNGRKYTYTLTGTASSGATAPSTSAPATSTPATGSVLSTVLTGYAAVNGTTTGGKGATAVTVSTLAAFKSAVAGNSPKIVYVSGTISGSGLTPVYVGSNTTIIGKTGAVIQSLNLYLFTVSNIIIQNITFRNYVTECGIYVKFQSHHVWIDHCDFATDRSHGWDYWGKDIGVAEGSDYVTISWNKFHDTYLSLLIGSISSDAVAANTGKLHVTVHHNYWYNVSEREPTLVFGSIHMYNNYHLNNDGYSIGARYGGTVRTDNEYFSGCKKPLTTNLDGDPVGYFSGTTTNIYSNCGSNDITSSLSSWVPSYSYSSVLDAAANVPAVVTAGAGVKTVN from the coding sequence ATGCAAAAAACAAAATCTTTAAACAAAATGACATTTGGCAGTTTGGCATTGAGTACGCTTCTTCTCATCGGAAGTTGCTCTAAAAATGCAGACAAACCAGTAACCGTTCCAATTAATGATTTAAATGCCAGTCAAAGCCTGGCGACAACAGCCTCTCCTACAGTCTACACGATGGACGTGGCGTCAATCAGGAAAGATGAAGGCTATGCTTACAAAGTTAGCCCTATTCCTGTAGACGGAGATTCAAACACGGCTCCAACCGCTTCAACGCTTAAAGTTTATGAAAACGGCGTTGAATTAGGTCCGGCCCACTCGGTTCACGCTGATATCAGAGATATTGGTAAAGGCCGCTTCAGCCATTGGTCCAATGGTTTGTACTTCTCAACTTCCGATAACAGTAGCCCTCTGACAAACGGAAGAAAGTACACCTACACCCTTACCGGTACTGCAAGCAGCGGTGCTACAGCTCCCTCAACAAGCGCTCCAGCCACTTCAACTCCAGCCACCGGCTCTGTTTTAAGTACAGTATTAACCGGCTACGCTGCAGTTAACGGAACAACAACCGGTGGTAAAGGTGCAACCGCTGTTACAGTAAGCACACTTGCAGCTTTCAAATCTGCTGTAGCAGGCAATTCGCCTAAAATTGTTTACGTTAGCGGAACAATCAGCGGATCGGGTTTAACCCCTGTGTATGTTGGTTCAAATACCACCATCATTGGTAAAACCGGCGCTGTTATCCAGAGCCTGAACCTTTACCTATTCACTGTAAGTAACATCATCATTCAAAACATTACGTTTAGAAATTACGTAACCGAATGTGGTATCTATGTTAAATTCCAATCACATCACGTTTGGATTGACCATTGCGATTTCGCGACAGACCGTAGCCATGGCTGGGATTACTGGGGTAAAGATATCGGTGTTGCCGAAGGTTCTGACTACGTAACCATTTCTTGGAACAAATTCCACGACACTTACTTGTCATTGCTTATCGGTTCGATATCAAGCGATGCTGTTGCAGCCAACACAGGCAAACTACACGTTACAGTGCACCACAACTACTGGTACAATGTATCTGAAAGGGAACCTACTTTGGTGTTCGGTAGCATCCACATGTACAACAACTACCACTTAAACAATGATGGTTACTCTATCGGTGCAAGGTACGGTGGTACAGTAAGAACAGATAATGAGTATTTCTCAGGCTGTAAAAAACCGCTTACTACCAACTTAGATGGCGACCCGGTAGGTTACTTCAGCGGTACAACAACCAACATTTATTCTAATTGCGGTTCTAACGACATCACTTCATCTTTGTCAAGCTGGGTACCTTCTTACTCTTACAGCTCAGTACTTGATGCTGCTGCAAACGTTCCGGCAGTAGTTACAGCAGGTGCTGGTGTTAAAACAGTTAACTAA
- a CDS encoding TetR/AcrR family transcriptional regulator: protein MGVTDRKEREKTEMKELIRATAMKMFLEDGYAKTSIRSIAEAIEYSPGTIYLYFKDKDELLYEVQGEAYGQLLEVFKREATSTDPLEKLRQVGRAYINFGLQNPELYDLMFIIRAPMNVDEEIHKANGGNCFAFLVDCLNDCISKNLLRLTDLHQASLLIWSTAHGLVSLNLRCRLKIMDQPEEAIPEILIKSMEDYLAAVTI, encoded by the coding sequence ATGGGAGTAACTGACAGAAAGGAACGGGAAAAAACAGAAATGAAGGAGCTCATCAGGGCTACTGCCATGAAGATGTTCCTGGAAGATGGTTACGCCAAAACATCCATCCGTAGTATTGCCGAAGCCATAGAATATAGTCCCGGTACTATATATCTGTATTTTAAAGATAAAGACGAGCTTTTATACGAAGTGCAAGGTGAAGCCTACGGCCAGTTGCTGGAAGTTTTTAAAAGAGAAGCTACGAGTACGGATCCGCTTGAGAAGCTGAGGCAGGTAGGCAGGGCGTATATTAACTTTGGTCTCCAAAACCCGGAGCTTTATGATTTGATGTTCATTATCCGGGCGCCAATGAACGTAGATGAGGAAATTCATAAGGCTAACGGCGGTAACTGCTTTGCTTTCCTGGTTGATTGTCTTAATGATTGCATCAGCAAAAATTTGCTTCGTTTAACAGATTTACACCAGGCTTCCCTGCTGATATGGTCAACGGCACATGGCCTGGTATCGCTAAATCTGCGTTGCCGCTTAAAGATCATGGATCAGCCGGAAGAAGCCATACCTGAAATTTTAATTAAATCAATGGAAGATTATTTAGCAGCTGTAACAATTTAA
- a CDS encoding efflux RND transporter periplasmic adaptor subunit, producing MKKIKYTGLLLCIPFIYACKSHPAAVSNEGGADTIPVQVMQLTQQSNNAPMAVSGQFTTDDEVMLSFKIGGIISGLNVKEGDAVKRGQLLATLNPTEINAQVQQATLATEKAQRDYERTQNLYKDSVATLEQLQNSKTTLQQAQQQLKTATFNRQYSEIRAPKDGYILHKLANVGQQVTAGTAVLQTNGAESGKWMLRVGISDSQWAVLQLNDKATIQTTAMPGQVLQGLLSRKSEGVDAATGTFSADITITGKKPQAIAAGMFGKATITPARPATAENGTWQIPYDALLDGDGNSGYVFVTDDNKTAHKIKVTVAGIDKNTVTISSGLADAKSLIISGSAYLTDNSAITVQSPKTAAR from the coding sequence ATGAAAAAAATTAAATACACCGGTTTATTGCTGTGCATACCATTTATATATGCCTGCAAATCTCACCCCGCCGCGGTTAGTAATGAAGGTGGGGCCGATACCATACCCGTACAGGTTATGCAGCTGACACAGCAAAGCAACAATGCTCCGATGGCTGTATCCGGACAGTTCACTACCGATGATGAGGTGATGCTCTCCTTTAAAATCGGCGGTATCATCAGCGGCTTGAATGTGAAAGAAGGCGATGCCGTAAAAAGAGGGCAGTTATTGGCAACACTTAACCCGACCGAAATTAACGCGCAGGTACAACAGGCTACCCTTGCAACCGAAAAAGCACAGCGCGATTATGAACGTACCCAAAACCTTTATAAAGACAGTGTAGCTACCCTTGAGCAACTGCAAAACAGTAAAACCACCTTGCAACAGGCGCAGCAGCAACTAAAAACAGCAACATTTAACCGCCAGTATTCGGAGATCCGTGCGCCTAAGGATGGTTATATTTTGCACAAGCTGGCCAACGTAGGTCAGCAGGTTACCGCAGGAACGGCTGTTTTGCAAACTAATGGCGCCGAATCTGGTAAGTGGATGTTACGGGTAGGTATAAGTGATAGCCAGTGGGCCGTATTGCAGCTTAATGATAAGGCAACTATTCAAACCACGGCGATGCCTGGACAGGTACTGCAAGGCTTGTTAAGCAGGAAATCTGAAGGAGTTGACGCAGCTACCGGTACTTTTAGTGCTGATATTACTATCACCGGTAAAAAGCCCCAGGCCATAGCCGCAGGGATGTTTGGAAAAGCAACAATAACACCTGCCCGCCCTGCAACTGCCGAAAATGGCACCTGGCAAATTCCTTATGACGCGTTATTAGATGGCGACGGCAATAGCGGTTATGTATTTGTAACAGATGATAATAAAACCGCGCATAAAATAAAGGTAACTGTTGCCGGTATAGATAAAAATACGGTAACCATCAGCAGCGGACTGGCCGATGCAAAATCATTGATCATATCCGGGTCGGCATATCTTACAGATAACAGTGCCATCACAGTTCAATCACCTAAAACCGCGGCCAGATGA
- a CDS encoding MBOAT family O-acyltransferase: MIFNSFTFLLFFPMVTVLYFLLPHKFRWMLLLGASCYFYMFFKAIYILILFFTIIIDYTAGIYLEKVTDPKKKKLLLILSLTANIGVLAVFKYFNFFNANLSGILYWMGYTNPIPFLQILLPIGLSFHTFQAMSYTIEVYRGHQKAEHHFGIYALYVMFYPQLVAGPIERPQNLLHQFKEYHQFNALDVSEGLKRMLIGFFKKVVVADRLSIYVKTVFANYPEHGSATLVLASLFFAVQIYCDFSGYSDIAIGSARVMGFKLMENFKRPYFAKSISEFWSRWHISLSTWFKDYVYIPLGGNRVSKGRLYLNLFAVFMISGLWHGANWTFIVWGALHGFYLVCGMATQKWRAAVANKLGIGKGGFANFLNIAFTICLVTVSWIFFRAASLEQAWGLLKGIFIYKPGFFIGEPTYFLYDFMAIAALFFYELKQEYNLRSLRFLHNENWGVRMASYLGLIFIILLFGVFDGGQFIYFQF; the protein is encoded by the coding sequence ATGATTTTTAACTCATTTACTTTTCTTCTCTTTTTTCCGATGGTGACAGTTTTATACTTCCTGTTGCCTCACAAATTCAGGTGGATGCTCCTGCTTGGGGCAAGCTGTTATTTTTATATGTTCTTCAAGGCTATATATATACTCATCCTGTTTTTTACCATTATCATTGATTATACCGCCGGCATCTATCTTGAAAAAGTTACCGACCCTAAAAAGAAAAAGCTGCTGTTAATTTTAAGTCTTACTGCAAACATTGGGGTACTGGCGGTATTTAAGTATTTCAATTTTTTTAATGCCAATTTATCAGGGATATTATACTGGATGGGCTACACTAACCCAATTCCGTTTTTACAGATCCTGCTGCCGATAGGGTTATCATTTCACACATTTCAGGCCATGAGCTACACCATTGAGGTTTATCGTGGCCATCAAAAGGCCGAGCATCATTTCGGCATCTACGCCCTATACGTCATGTTTTATCCACAGTTGGTTGCAGGTCCTATCGAACGCCCTCAAAACCTGCTGCACCAGTTTAAGGAATACCATCAGTTTAACGCCCTTGATGTTTCTGAAGGGTTAAAAAGAATGCTGATAGGCTTTTTTAAAAAGGTTGTTGTTGCTGATAGGTTATCGATATATGTAAAAACTGTTTTTGCAAATTACCCCGAACACGGATCGGCCACTCTTGTACTGGCTTCGCTATTTTTTGCTGTTCAGATCTATTGCGACTTTTCGGGTTATTCAGATATTGCCATAGGCAGCGCAAGGGTTATGGGCTTTAAACTGATGGAGAATTTTAAGCGGCCTTATTTTGCAAAAAGCATCAGCGAGTTTTGGAGCAGGTGGCATATCTCACTCTCAACCTGGTTTAAAGATTATGTATATATACCCTTAGGTGGCAACCGGGTTAGTAAAGGCCGGTTGTACCTGAATTTATTTGCCGTATTTATGATCAGCGGCCTGTGGCATGGTGCCAACTGGACATTTATTGTATGGGGCGCTTTGCACGGTTTTTACCTGGTATGCGGAATGGCAACCCAAAAATGGAGGGCTGCCGTGGCGAATAAATTAGGCATAGGCAAAGGGGGATTTGCTAATTTCCTAAATATTGCCTTTACCATTTGCCTGGTTACTGTGAGCTGGATTTTTTTCAGGGCCGCTTCGTTGGAGCAGGCCTGGGGTTTGCTAAAAGGTATTTTTATTTATAAGCCAGGTTTCTTTATAGGCGAGCCTACCTATTTTTTATATGATTTTATGGCTATAGCCGCCTTGTTCTTTTACGAATTAAAACAAGAATACAATCTACGGTCGCTGCGCTTTCTGCATAATGAAAACTGGGGCGTACGCATGGCTTCCTATTTGGGGCTGATTTTTATCATCCTGTTGTTTGGGGTTTTTGATGGCGGGCAATTCATTTATTTTCAGTTTTAA
- a CDS encoding TolC family protein, with protein MYTSFKIKSIPIIAICMLLGISAWGQSSNKQLDDYIATAFAQNQGLKEQQFDLDKAMAALKEAQAMYLPTVSLLGSYTKSSGGRTIDVPVGDLVNPVYTALNQLTNSNKFPQLKNESFLLNPDNFYDAKVRTSLPLINAEIRYNKLIKQQLITSQQAAVNVYKRALVKDIKTAYYQYYQLLQSIATYNSAMTLIKENIRENESMLRNGVRNGTALLRSQTEKEKTNAALIQAQHSTQNAKSYFNFLLNRSLQDTIIVESEAIADIIAAPDTSAGTKQREELKQLRTLQQVYTLDYKLQRSGFIPKLNTFIDLGSQGFDFNVNNKTRYYLWGVNLQWDIFTGGQRKYKAEQSRANYNAATAQLDQTEQSLQLQLDQAYHNYQSANAAYKSVTAQLQFAAKYYNDQLKAYRAGQLLYLELVDAQDQLTGARLQMAGAQANLQISLAELERQQATYPINNSN; from the coding sequence ATGTATACATCGTTCAAAATAAAGTCAATCCCCATCATTGCGATATGTATGTTGCTTGGCATAAGCGCGTGGGGGCAAAGCAGCAATAAACAGCTTGATGATTATATCGCTACGGCATTTGCTCAAAATCAGGGCTTAAAGGAGCAGCAATTTGATTTGGATAAGGCCATGGCTGCGTTGAAAGAAGCCCAGGCCATGTACCTGCCTACGGTGAGTTTATTGGGCAGTTATACAAAATCATCGGGGGGCCGTACTATAGATGTGCCGGTTGGTGATTTGGTAAATCCGGTTTATACTGCACTCAATCAGCTAACCAACTCTAATAAATTTCCGCAATTAAAAAATGAATCCTTTTTGCTTAACCCGGATAATTTTTATGATGCCAAAGTCCGGACATCATTGCCGCTGATTAATGCCGAAATCAGGTACAATAAACTGATTAAACAGCAACTGATTACCAGCCAGCAGGCTGCGGTAAATGTTTACAAAAGAGCTTTGGTAAAAGATATTAAAACGGCTTATTATCAGTACTATCAATTGTTGCAAAGCATCGCAACTTATAACAGCGCAATGACCCTAATCAAAGAGAACATTCGCGAAAATGAGAGCATGCTGCGTAACGGCGTCCGGAACGGAACAGCGTTGCTCCGCTCTCAAACTGAAAAGGAAAAAACAAACGCTGCCCTGATTCAGGCACAGCATAGTACACAAAACGCCAAGTCATATTTTAATTTTTTACTCAACCGTTCTTTACAGGATACTATTATTGTTGAGTCTGAAGCTATTGCAGATATTATTGCCGCTCCCGATACCTCGGCAGGCACAAAACAACGCGAGGAATTAAAACAGTTGCGTACGTTGCAGCAGGTTTATACTCTAGATTATAAATTGCAGCGCTCGGGCTTTATCCCTAAGCTTAATACTTTTATCGATCTGGGCTCTCAGGGGTTTGATTTTAACGTGAACAACAAAACCCGCTACTATTTGTGGGGTGTAAACCTTCAATGGGATATTTTTACCGGCGGACAGCGCAAGTATAAAGCCGAACAATCAAGGGCTAATTATAATGCCGCTACCGCCCAGCTTGACCAAACAGAGCAATCGTTACAACTACAGCTCGATCAGGCTTATCATAACTACCAGTCGGCCAATGCTGCTTATAAAAGCGTTACCGCGCAACTCCAGTTTGCAGCCAAATATTATAATGATCAGTTAAAGGCTTACCGTGCAGGGCAGCTTCTTTACCTTGAACTGGTAGACGCCCAGGACCAGCTAACGGGCGCACGCCTGCAAATGGCCGGTGCGCAGGCCAATCTTCAGATCTCTCTCGCCGAGCTCGAACGTCAACAGGCTACTTATCCAATTAACAACTCCAACTAA
- a CDS encoding alginate lyase family protein, which yields MRHNKIILFAFLLMFYGFKPKAQENNKTKFVHPGILNTRASLDYIGAQLRVGDTMRTAAYQKVLDFIKDHEYPASFPSTIIVGSNGATSPSKTQIRKDCELVYAFALAWAATGNADYAQKAIGLLNGWAYAFKDYGLLAGKTNPNQPDLEASWTTPSFVAAAEIIRHYKVKGKSAGWVAADIEQFSKYLVTVKDNYINKIPDYKNNWDASAGYAKMTIGVFLNQDSVYRAGYNLLVKELPNVIQPDGTLPELCVRKDCVHYQYSLAAYTYAAAIAKIHGDNSLWEISNKNISLGYNFMRKAYEQKTGCDYCDLNSRIFPGVEVAYGYYNTDNLKYLRGLQAPLGVPIDNTFLGFTTYTHYKVKGL from the coding sequence ATGAGGCATAATAAAATAATCTTATTTGCATTTCTGTTGATGTTTTACGGCTTTAAACCGAAAGCTCAGGAAAATAACAAAACCAAATTTGTGCACCCTGGTATTTTAAATACCAGGGCCAGTTTGGATTACATCGGCGCGCAACTGAGGGTCGGTGATACCATGCGTACCGCAGCCTATCAAAAAGTGCTTGATTTTATTAAAGATCATGAGTACCCTGCTTCATTCCCGTCAACCATTATAGTTGGCTCAAACGGCGCAACGTCGCCGTCAAAAACGCAGATCAGGAAGGATTGCGAACTGGTTTATGCCTTCGCGCTTGCCTGGGCTGCTACAGGTAATGCAGACTATGCCCAAAAAGCCATTGGCTTGTTGAACGGATGGGCTTATGCTTTTAAGGATTATGGCCTGCTGGCTGGAAAAACCAATCCCAACCAACCCGACCTGGAAGCGTCATGGACTACCCCAAGCTTTGTAGCAGCTGCTGAGATTATCAGGCATTACAAAGTAAAAGGCAAATCTGCGGGGTGGGTCGCTGCTGATATTGAGCAGTTTAGCAAATACCTTGTCACCGTAAAGGATAACTACATCAACAAGATCCCCGATTATAAAAACAACTGGGACGCATCAGCAGGCTATGCAAAAATGACCATCGGTGTTTTTTTAAATCAGGATTCTGTTTATCGTGCAGGTTATAATTTGTTAGTGAAAGAATTGCCAAACGTTATCCAGCCGGATGGCACCTTGCCCGAGCTTTGCGTACGTAAAGACTGTGTGCATTATCAATACTCATTAGCAGCGTATACCTATGCGGCAGCCATTGCTAAAATACATGGCGATAACAGCCTATGGGAGATCAGCAATAAAAACATCAGCCTTGGCTATAATTTTATGCGCAAAGCTTACGAGCAAAAAACAGGCTGCGATTACTGTGATTTAAACAGCCGTATTTTTCCGGGAGTTGAGGTTGCCTATGGTTACTACAACACAGATAATTTAAAATATCTGAGAGGTTTGCAGGCTCCGCTTGGCGTTCCTATTGATAACACTTTTTTAGGTTTTACCACCTATACACATTACAAGGTTAAAGGATTATAA
- a CDS encoding M20/M25/M40 family metallo-hydrolase yields MKHIYHYTGSSLWSKARPFVLGMLLCSGIASAQSSNPVINSIMTEETSNSQLEKLAHELFDGIGPRLVGTPQMKQANDWAVAKYKSWDIQAKNEKWGEWRGWERGVSHIDMVSPRVKSLEGTQLAWSPGMGKKTTTAEVIILPDVADSVAFQQWLPNVKGKFVMISMLQPTGRPDYNWQEFALKESFDKMKADRTAQTDAWKKRISKTGFTNKTLPVALENAGAAGILTNNWSAGFGVDKIFAAYTKIVPTVDISLEDYGMLYRLSESGNKPVISIHCESKELGVVPTFNTIAEIKGSEKPNEYVMLSAHFDSWDGGTGATDNGTGTLTMMEAMRLLKKFYPHPKRTILVGHWGSEEEGLNGSRAFVEDHPEIVSNLQALFNQDNGTGRVVNLTGQGFVEAKDYLSRWLAAVPDTIKNRIKTVFPGQPGGGGSDFASFVAVGAPGFSLSSLNWSYGSYTWHTNRDTYDKVVFDDLKNNAILAAIMAYMASEDPQKTVNTKTEGIKWPAQVKATRRGGLDK; encoded by the coding sequence ATGAAACATATTTACCATTATACCGGCAGCAGCCTTTGGAGTAAGGCAAGGCCATTTGTTTTGGGCATGTTGCTTTGCAGCGGCATAGCTTCGGCACAATCCAGCAACCCTGTTATCAACAGCATCATGACCGAAGAAACCTCCAACTCACAGTTGGAAAAACTGGCGCATGAGTTGTTTGATGGTATCGGTCCGCGCTTGGTTGGTACGCCGCAAATGAAACAGGCTAATGACTGGGCTGTAGCTAAATATAAAAGCTGGGATATTCAGGCAAAAAACGAAAAATGGGGCGAATGGCGTGGCTGGGAACGCGGTGTATCGCATATTGATATGGTATCGCCAAGGGTAAAATCATTAGAAGGTACCCAACTGGCCTGGAGCCCAGGCATGGGCAAAAAAACCACTACTGCCGAAGTGATCATTCTGCCGGATGTGGCCGATTCTGTTGCGTTCCAGCAATGGCTGCCTAATGTTAAAGGTAAGTTTGTAATGATCTCGATGCTGCAGCCAACAGGCAGGCCCGATTACAACTGGCAGGAGTTTGCGCTGAAAGAATCATTTGATAAAATGAAAGCTGACCGCACCGCCCAAACGGATGCCTGGAAAAAACGTATCAGCAAAACCGGGTTTACCAATAAAACTTTACCGGTGGCTTTAGAAAATGCCGGGGCTGCAGGGATCCTGACCAATAACTGGTCGGCTGGCTTTGGGGTTGATAAGATCTTTGCCGCCTATACTAAAATTGTACCTACAGTTGATATTTCATTAGAAGATTATGGCATGTTATACCGCCTGAGCGAATCAGGAAACAAACCGGTGATCAGCATCCATTGCGAATCAAAAGAACTGGGCGTAGTGCCGACTTTTAACACCATTGCTGAGATCAAGGGCTCTGAAAAACCAAACGAATATGTAATGCTGAGCGCCCACTTTGACTCTTGGGATGGCGGCACAGGTGCAACGGATAACGGTACCGGTACGCTGACCATGATGGAGGCTATGCGCCTATTGAAAAAATTCTACCCGCATCCAAAACGTACCATATTGGTAGGTCATTGGGGCAGCGAAGAAGAAGGCCTGAACGGCTCACGCGCCTTTGTTGAAGATCATCCTGAAATTGTAAGTAACCTGCAGGCATTGTTTAACCAGGATAATGGCACAGGTCGCGTAGTGAACCTTACCGGCCAGGGATTTGTTGAAGCTAAAGATTATTTAAGCAGATGGCTTGCCGCAGTGCCGGATACCATCAAAAACCGGATCAAAACCGTATTCCCGGGCCAGCCTGGTGGCGGTGGATCTGACTTTGCTTCATTTGTAGCTGTTGGTGCTCCTGGTTTTTCTTTAAGCTCGCTTAACTGGTCGTACGGATCATACACCTGGCACACCAACCGCGATACTTACGATAAAGTGGTATTTGACGATTTGAAAAACAACGCCATTTTAGCCGCTATTATGGCTTACATGGCCAGCGAAGACCCGCAAAAAACTGTTAATACCAAAACTGAAGGCATAAAATGGCCGGCACAGGTTAAGGCGACGCGTCGGGGCGGATTGGATAAGTAG